The Spiroplasma endosymbiont of Atherix ibis nucleotide sequence GAAAATGAATATTTGAAAAGAGCTAAGGAACTTCTAGGTTCTAAAAATATTAAGGTTGTGAATTAATGGAAAAAATAATAGAGTAACTAAAAAAATTGATGGAATTGGTAAAAAAGTTGCTGAAAAAATTATTTTTGATTTAATAATTGATAAAGAAAAAATTGACTCTCTTGAAGAAATACTTAGTCAAATTAAAAATACTTATAATGAGTGCGAAAGATGTTTCTTTTTTAAGGAAAATAATAAATGCTCTTTTTGTGATAATAAAAATAGAAATGAAAATATTATTTGTGTAGTTTCTACAAAAATGGATGCAATTAAAATTTTAGATAGTAGCTATAATGGATTAATTCATATTTTAAATGGAGAAATAAATTTAAATAAAAATATAGGTCCAGAAAAATTAAAATTAAGTGAATTATTTGTTAGAATTAATAAGGAAATCGAATTATTGTTAGCATTAAATTTAACCTTTGAAGGAGAAGTTACTTCAAATTATATTGCAAATAAAGCTAAAAATATAACTGAGAAAATTTCTAGAATTGCAAGAGGTATTCCTTTGGGCGGGGTTATTGATTATATTTATCAAGAACCCCTTAATGATGCTATTGCTAATAGAAAAAAATTAGAGAGTTAAGAGGGTATAATATATGATATTTATTTCATTAGAAGGAATTGATGGTTCTGGTAAAACAACAATTGCAAAAATGATAAAAGATAATTTAATTCAAAAAGGATATGAAGTTTTATTAACTAGAGAGCCTGGTGGTGAACCATTAGCAGAAGAAATAAGAAGAATTATTCTTGATGAAAAAAATAAAATAAATCCATGAGCAGAAACATTATTGTATATTGCAGCTAGAAAACAACATTTAGATTCAATAATTTTGCCAGCTTTAAAAG carries:
- a CDS encoding toprim domain-containing protein: MWINGKNNRVTKKIDGIGKKVAEKIIFDLIIDKEKIDSLEEILSQIKNTYNECERCFFFKENNKCSFCDNKNRNENIICVVSTKMDAIKILDSSYNGLIHILNGEINLNKNIGPEKLKLSELFVRINKEIELLLALNLTFEGEVTSNYIANKAKNITEKISRIARGIPLGGVIDYIYQEPLNDAIANRKKLES